The genomic stretch CCGTCACGCTCTAATCACATATAAGACAGTCTAACGTATCATTAGCCCAGCAGCCAATCAGAGGCCATGCCTACCTGGTCTCCCGGGAGACTACGAAAAAGCTGTCGTCAGGGGCATCGATCAAGTTTGGGCGTCGCTTCCTAATCATGACTCCGCCCCTAGCACTGCCCCTGGTCCCTCCGCCACCACTGCTGCGGCCGTTGTGCTGGGAAGAACCAATCATAAACAATTAGAATGAGCCAATCAAATACAAGCACCTCATAATCATCCAATAAAAACTGCCATGTTAAAGGATGTAATATTGCGGAGACAACCTTAAATGGCTGTATTTGAAGTCTGTGGTTGAATTGCTGCCCGACGACATTGCAGACGTTGCATTGCATCATCAACCAATGGTTGAGTTGCTTCGTCATCAACTTGGCAGCAATTGGGCAGATTGGTATGTCATATGATGTGATTAGCAGATATATTAAAAACCTTTCCAGGTGTTTTGAGATCTGGGATGAGTCTGCAATGAGGTCAAGTAGGAGCGCCACCTACAGTATGTAAAGTGTTACGTAAAAGAAAGACTGTTACTCACCACTGGTCCCGTTGTCTGCCCTGGGTTTTCTACAGAAGGACACAGGAGACAACACGATAGAGATAAATAGGAGTGTATGCGATTGTTTGTGTGCGtgtaagtgtgtgagtgtgtacctgGGCGTTTCTCCGGCTCGGctctggtgtggtggtggaagCTGCGTTTACCCAGAAGGCCGTGTGGACCgtaagggagagaagagaggaggcggCGTGGGGGAGGGGCTTGCAAGCCGAGGGTTCGGTGAGAACGGGGCGCGTGTATCGCGGGGCGGGACTCTGGAACACATTACATCACAGATTTGACACCCATATTACCAATTATTTTAGGTTCTTGTCATCATAGGAGTGTCATTTCTTACTTCATGTCATAGGAACACGCCGTGGGACGTATTTGCTCCATCATTTAGGTATTGTgagtcggtatgtgtgtgtgttacccagaaACTGCAAGACGCTAGCCAGGGTGCTCCTCTGGGCAGTCCGGATTCTAGGTGGTCGCCCGACTTGCCCCTCCGACACCCGCAACATATCTAGACCAATCACCAAACAGCAGCTCATCTACTGACCAACCACACCGCCAGTGACAAACAAAGCAGCTGTACTGTCATTCAGTCAGGAATATGGAGACATGTTCAGAGACTAAAGGTGTGAACATCGGTTTATTTACCGGTGCCTGTTGCAAGCGGTGCAGTTTCCTGGTATTGTTTCATCTCTTAAGGCGGAATTTACCTGAAGGCTTCGAAACTAACTGTAGCCCACCAATAATAGCTGTGCAACTGCTGATCTGCTAACACAACTATCTAGCTTCAGTCCAAGTTGAGAGCAGTCAGTTTGAGACAAACGCGTGTTTTATAGACGACTTTCTGAATAAGATGGTTATGGGGAGACGTAGTAGCAgtgctttctctcacacacaaactgaATATAAGTATAAACACAACacctaaaaaaaaaattaaaaacacatacatgcacatacacacagcatgTTGAGGGTGTGATGGAAGCAGGCAGGGAGGCTGAGTCCATGCTGTTGGGGCAGGCCTCGTCTGATCCTCTGGCCAATCGGTATGTTTGGTGTCGTGAtggacaggcacacagacacatgaaGCACAAGGACTCAAGAGAGGATGGTTTCAGCTGTGACTTTATTAGTTAACCACCGTCACATTcatagagggagatggagagagcac from Oncorhynchus keta strain PuntledgeMale-10-30-2019 chromosome 24, Oket_V2, whole genome shotgun sequence encodes the following:
- the LOC118357453 gene encoding metastasis-associated protein MTA1-like isoform X1: MSCCLVIGLDMLRVSEGQVGRPPRIRTAQRSTLASVLQFLESRPAIHAPRSHRTLGLQAPPPRRLLSSLPYGPHGLLGKRSFHHHTRAEPEKRPENPGQTTGPVHNGRSSGGGGTRGSARGGVMIRKRRPNLIDAPDDSFFVVSRETRRARRLLSRSQLRRACRQPCEQITLRKASQALSQGPLHAPPHPHPSLRMRGPIVIHD
- the LOC118357453 gene encoding metastasis-associated protein MTA1-like isoform X2, coding for MSCCLVIGLDMLRVSEGQVGRPPRIRTAQRSTLASVLQFLESRPAIHAPRSHRTLGLQAPPPRRLLSSLPYGPHGLLGKRSFHHHTRAEPEKRPENPGQTTGPVHNGRSSGGGGTRGSARGGVMIRKRRPNLIDAPDDSFFVVSRETSAAAVTHLLTEGQAAAVTVPAEARLSAAL